A genomic region of Microlunatus sagamiharensis contains the following coding sequences:
- a CDS encoding carbohydrate kinase family protein: protein MSAPGRGPAVVVAGDAFVDLTSTRTADGGPAYAPHPGGSCLNVAVGLGRLGVPTALLARVSDDGFGALLREHLARSGVADDLLLPANEPTGLSVADVREGVAAYRFYNEGTADRGLRPEHLEGLALPDGAALHLGSVALAYEPQASTLTALLEAEAGRRLVSLDPNVRPSVIADRDRYLDRLAGWVALSDVVKVSDEDLAWLHPGEAVEDVARRWLAAGPVLVLVTSGGSGAWAATASAEVRLPTPSVEVVDTVGAGDAFMAATLAFLHRTGRQDAEAVRGLDVDDLRALLDLAVRVAADTCTRAGAEPPRWPTPL, encoded by the coding sequence ATGAGCGCCCCCGGCCGCGGCCCGGCCGTCGTCGTCGCGGGGGACGCCTTCGTCGACCTCACCTCCACCCGCACGGCCGACGGCGGGCCGGCGTACGCGCCGCACCCGGGTGGTTCGTGCCTGAACGTCGCCGTCGGGCTCGGCCGCCTCGGGGTGCCGACGGCCCTGCTCGCGCGGGTGTCGGACGACGGGTTCGGCGCGCTGCTGCGCGAGCACCTCGCCCGCTCCGGCGTGGCGGACGACCTCCTGCTCCCCGCGAACGAGCCGACCGGGCTCTCCGTCGCCGACGTGCGCGAGGGCGTGGCCGCGTACCGCTTCTACAACGAGGGCACCGCCGACCGCGGCCTGCGGCCCGAGCACCTGGAGGGCCTGGCGCTGCCCGACGGCGCGGCCCTGCACCTCGGCTCCGTCGCCCTCGCGTACGAGCCGCAGGCGTCGACGCTGACCGCGCTCCTCGAGGCGGAGGCCGGTCGGCGGCTGGTCTCGCTCGACCCGAACGTGCGCCCCTCGGTGATCGCCGACCGCGACCGCTACCTCGACCGGCTCGCCGGCTGGGTGGCGCTGAGCGACGTGGTCAAGGTGAGCGACGAGGACCTGGCCTGGCTGCACCCCGGCGAGGCCGTCGAGGACGTCGCCCGGCGCTGGCTCGCCGCCGGTCCGGTCCTGGTGCTGGTGACCTCGGGCGGTTCCGGGGCCTGGGCCGCCACGGCATCGGCCGAGGTGAGACTGCCCACGCCGAGCGTCGAGGTCGTCGACACCGTCGGCGCGGGCGACGCGTTCATGGCCGCGACCCTGGCCTTCCTGCACCGGACCGGTCGGCAGGACGCGGAGGCCGTCCGCGGGCTCGACGTCGACGACCTGCGCGCGCTGCTGGACCTGGCCGTCCGCGTCGCCGCGGACACCTGCACCCGCGCCGGGGCCGAGCCGCCGCGCTGGCCCACGCCTCTCTGA
- the larE gene encoding ATP-dependent sacrificial sulfur transferase LarE, with protein MGPVPRACATHPSAPLDPLDPLDQQRRIGDTVPLDLAVDLPHPSADQADAAEDRAALDAVRASLAGVERLGVAFSGGVDSSVLLAAAVRVLGPSRVVAILGVSPSLAADERAAAHEVAQVIGAALVEVTTDEGSLPAYRANGPDRCFHCKNELFTKISDEVVRTYALDAVAYGENLDDAARPDRPGSRAAVEHRVLAPLRDAGLDKAAVRRLARTWALPCADKPAAPCLASRIPHHSEVTPEKLGQVDRAEQGLRRLGFADARVRHHGEVARVELPAEDLVRAVSDPLRGAVREAVLGAGFRFVALDLGGMQSGVFTLSALGQRA; from the coding sequence GTGGGGCCCGTGCCCCGGGCGTGCGCCACGCACCCGTCCGCCCCGCTCGACCCGCTCGACCCGCTCGACCAGCAACGACGCATCGGAGACACCGTGCCCCTCGACCTCGCCGTCGACCTGCCCCACCCGTCGGCCGACCAGGCCGACGCGGCCGAGGACCGGGCCGCGCTGGACGCCGTCCGCGCCTCGCTCGCCGGCGTCGAGCGCCTCGGCGTCGCCTTCTCCGGCGGGGTGGACTCCTCCGTCCTGCTCGCCGCCGCCGTCCGGGTGCTCGGCCCGAGCCGGGTCGTGGCGATCCTCGGCGTCTCGCCGAGCCTGGCCGCGGACGAGCGCGCGGCGGCCCACGAGGTCGCGCAGGTGATCGGCGCCGCGCTGGTCGAGGTGACGACCGACGAGGGCAGCCTCCCGGCCTACCGGGCCAACGGGCCCGACCGCTGCTTCCACTGCAAGAACGAGCTGTTCACCAAGATCTCCGACGAGGTCGTCCGCACGTACGCGCTCGACGCGGTCGCGTACGGGGAGAACCTCGACGACGCGGCCCGTCCGGACCGCCCCGGGAGCCGGGCCGCGGTCGAGCACCGGGTGCTGGCCCCGCTGCGCGACGCCGGGCTCGACAAGGCCGCGGTGCGCCGGCTCGCGCGCACCTGGGCCCTGCCCTGCGCCGACAAGCCGGCCGCACCCTGCCTCGCGTCCCGCATCCCGCACCACAGCGAGGTGACGCCGGAGAAGCTCGGGCAGGTCGACCGCGCGGAGCAGGGACTGCGACGCCTCGGGTTCGCCGACGCGCGCGTGCGCCACCACGGCGAGGTCGCCCGCGTCGAGCTGCCCGCCGAGGACCTCGTCCGCGCGGTCTCCGACCCGCTGCGCGGTGCGGTGCGGGAGGCCGTGCTCGGGGCCGGGTTCCGCTTCGTCGCGCTCGACCTGGGCGGGATGCAGTCCGGCGTGTTCACGCTGTCGGCGCTGGGGCAGCGCGCGTGA
- the larC gene encoding nickel pincer cofactor biosynthesis protein LarC — MRHVWVDVSAGVAGDMLLGALLDAGASLDAVQRAVDAVVAGAVAVEVRTVTRAGMRATKADVRMLVDDPPHRDWRTVRAMLHGAALADRVRRDALAVFGRLADAEAHAHGIDAEDVHFHEVGALDSIADVVGVCAALDDLGVESLSAGEVALGSGTVRMAHGRIAVPGPAVVELSRGWRVRGDGPGELTTPTGMALVVTLAQACEDLPALTLETSGSGAGTRDTAGRPNLTRVLVGSRTGAAPTASGQTGVVLEANVDDLDPRLWPGVLAALLGAGAQDAWLAPIAMKKGRPAHVLTVLGTPETAPRLRSVVHAQTSTIGLRQTTVEKHALPRTWAPVDVDGRTVRIKVSHERGAVVRATPEFEDVAAAAAATGRPTVDVLAAAGAAAVAGGLVPGARVPSDDSGQEVSRPHQAHDHDHPHPGHDHAGQHDHDHAEEHP; from the coding sequence GTGAGGCACGTCTGGGTCGACGTGTCGGCCGGGGTGGCGGGCGACATGCTGCTCGGCGCCCTCCTCGACGCCGGCGCCTCGCTGGACGCGGTCCAGAGGGCGGTCGACGCCGTCGTCGCCGGGGCGGTGGCGGTCGAGGTGCGCACGGTCACGCGGGCCGGGATGCGGGCGACCAAGGCCGACGTGCGGATGCTCGTCGACGACCCCCCGCACCGCGACTGGCGCACCGTCCGGGCGATGCTCCACGGCGCCGCGCTCGCCGACCGCGTACGCCGCGACGCCCTGGCCGTGTTCGGGCGGCTGGCCGACGCGGAGGCGCACGCCCACGGCATCGACGCCGAGGACGTGCACTTCCACGAGGTCGGTGCGCTCGACTCGATCGCCGACGTCGTCGGCGTCTGCGCGGCGCTGGACGACCTCGGCGTCGAGTCGCTGAGCGCCGGCGAGGTCGCCCTCGGCTCCGGCACGGTGCGCATGGCCCACGGGCGCATCGCCGTCCCCGGTCCGGCCGTCGTCGAGCTGTCGCGCGGCTGGCGCGTCCGCGGCGACGGGCCGGGCGAGCTCACGACGCCGACCGGCATGGCCCTCGTGGTGACCCTGGCGCAGGCCTGCGAGGACCTGCCGGCGCTGACGCTCGAGACCTCGGGCAGCGGCGCGGGCACCCGCGACACCGCCGGCCGACCGAACCTCACCCGCGTGCTCGTCGGCTCCCGGACGGGGGCGGCGCCCACGGCGAGCGGCCAGACCGGGGTCGTCCTCGAGGCGAACGTCGACGACCTCGACCCGCGCCTCTGGCCGGGCGTGCTCGCCGCCCTGCTCGGCGCCGGCGCGCAGGACGCCTGGCTGGCCCCCATCGCCATGAAGAAGGGCCGGCCCGCGCACGTCCTCACCGTGCTCGGCACGCCCGAGACCGCGCCACGCCTGCGCTCGGTGGTGCACGCGCAGACCTCGACGATCGGGCTGCGCCAGACGACGGTGGAGAAGCACGCGCTGCCGCGGACCTGGGCGCCGGTGGACGTCGACGGCCGGACGGTCCGGATCAAGGTCAGCCACGAGCGCGGGGCGGTGGTGCGGGCGACCCCGGAGTTCGAGGACGTCGCCGCAGCGGCCGCGGCGACCGGACGCCCGACCGTCGACGTGCTGGCGGCGGCGGGGGCGGCGGCGGTCGCCGGAGGGCTGGTCCCCGGCGCCAGGGTGCCGAGCGACGACAGCGGCCAGGAGGTCAGCCGTCCGCACCAGGCGCACGACCACGACCACCCGCACCCCGGGCACGACCACGCAGGACAGCACGACCACGACCACGCGGAGGAGCACCCGTGA
- a CDS encoding GNAT family N-acetyltransferase, which translates to MSVQDYLRAYDDQLRTEAETAGAERVERLGPLWLATFGGSQGFVSYRELAGADAPTLAGWVDEVVERFAADPAVEQVEWKTRGHDVAPGLHEALVAHGFEPQEPESVMVGEAALLDVAVPLPASVSLRRIRSAADVQAMAAMQDAAFGNRVSGGMSDALLGRLAEDDGLELWVAEADGAMVGAGRLEPVAGSDFAGVWGGAVLPQWRGRGIYRALTAVRARAALASGKTLIHSDSTPMSRPILERSGLVAVSTTTPYEWHRRAPGEAADAAEPAGPPTQDG; encoded by the coding sequence ATGTCGGTCCAGGACTACCTCCGGGCGTACGACGACCAGCTCCGCACCGAGGCCGAGACGGCCGGTGCGGAGCGGGTCGAGCGGCTCGGGCCGCTGTGGCTCGCGACCTTCGGCGGGAGCCAGGGCTTCGTGTCCTACCGCGAGCTGGCCGGCGCCGACGCCCCGACGCTCGCCGGGTGGGTGGACGAGGTGGTCGAGCGTTTCGCGGCCGACCCCGCGGTCGAGCAGGTGGAGTGGAAGACCCGCGGCCACGACGTCGCGCCCGGGCTGCACGAGGCCCTCGTCGCCCACGGCTTCGAGCCCCAGGAGCCCGAGTCGGTCATGGTCGGCGAGGCCGCGCTCCTCGACGTCGCGGTCCCGCTGCCCGCCTCGGTGTCCCTGCGCCGCATCCGCTCCGCCGCCGACGTGCAGGCCATGGCGGCCATGCAGGACGCGGCCTTCGGCAACCGGGTCTCCGGCGGGATGAGCGACGCGCTGCTCGGCCGGCTCGCCGAGGACGACGGCCTGGAGCTCTGGGTCGCCGAGGCCGACGGCGCGATGGTCGGCGCCGGGCGCCTCGAACCGGTCGCCGGCTCGGACTTCGCCGGGGTCTGGGGCGGGGCGGTGCTGCCGCAGTGGCGTGGGCGCGGGATCTACCGCGCCCTCACGGCCGTGCGCGCCCGCGCCGCGCTCGCGAGCGGGAAGACGCTGATCCACAGCGATTCGACGCCGATGTCCCGCCCGATCCTCGAGCGCTCCGGCCTCGTCGCGGTCTCGACCACGACGCCGTACGAGTGGCACCGCCGGGCCCCGGGCGAGGCGGCCGACGCGGCCGAGCCGGCCGGACCGCCGACGCAGGACGGCTAG
- the larB gene encoding nickel pincer cofactor biosynthesis protein LarB, whose translation MSGSAAHPEGLAGIAELDLDRQDRRGYAEAVYCAGKTAEQVGAIARAVAARPDVKTLFTRAGDDHASAVLEALPDASWDPVARIVAWPAEPPASTGGLVLVLAAGTSDLPVAREAYVTARHLGRPAELVVDVGVAGLHRILARLDLLRSARAIVVAAGMDGALPSVVAGLVRAPVVAVPTSVGYGAAFGGVAALLTMLNACAPGVSVVNIDNGYGAGHLAAQIAEPPEPQEPGEPA comes from the coding sequence GTGAGCGGGTCCGCCGCGCACCCGGAGGGCCTCGCGGGGATCGCCGAGCTCGACCTCGACCGCCAGGACCGGCGCGGCTACGCCGAGGCCGTCTACTGCGCGGGCAAGACCGCCGAGCAGGTCGGTGCGATCGCCCGCGCCGTGGCCGCCCGCCCCGACGTCAAGACGCTCTTCACCCGAGCCGGCGACGACCACGCCTCCGCGGTCCTCGAGGCGCTTCCCGACGCGTCCTGGGACCCGGTCGCGCGCATCGTGGCCTGGCCCGCCGAGCCGCCGGCGTCCACCGGCGGGCTGGTGCTCGTGCTCGCGGCGGGCACGTCCGACCTGCCCGTCGCGCGCGAGGCGTACGTGACCGCGCGCCACCTCGGCCGGCCCGCGGAGCTGGTCGTCGACGTCGGCGTCGCCGGGCTGCACCGCATCCTCGCCAGGCTCGACCTGCTGCGCTCGGCCCGCGCGATCGTCGTCGCCGCCGGCATGGACGGGGCGCTGCCCAGCGTGGTCGCCGGGCTCGTGCGGGCGCCGGTCGTCGCGGTGCCGACCTCGGTCGGCTACGGCGCCGCGTTCGGCGGGGTCGCCGCCCTGCTGACCATGCTCAACGCCTGCGCCCCCGGCGTCAGCGTCGTGAACATCGACAACGGCTATGGCGCCGGGCACCTCGCCGCGCAGATCGCCGAGCCGCCGGAGCCGCAGGAGCCGGGGGAGCCGGCGTGA
- the ygiD gene encoding 4,5-DOPA-extradiol-dioxygenase → MTDLAPAPGLMPAAFIGHGNPMNALADNRYTRAWRALGEAVPRPRAILVVSAHWYINATAVTAMPRPRTIHDFYGFPQELFDVDYPAPGMPSLVEEVSDAVHPTWVGADVDSWGIDHGTWSVLMHTFPDADVPVMQMSINADKPLDYHLDLGARLAPLREQGVLVIGSGNVVHNLGGMDGRLPDAGFDWAQRFDEHVRATMADDPTEVAAAEAHRDFRTAVPTPDHYIPLLYLAGLAGAADRGADVLIDGYAYGSLSMTAYTLDLACPGAGDGTGAAAPLPEGVPPDASNI, encoded by the coding sequence GTGACCGACCTCGCACCCGCGCCCGGGCTCATGCCGGCGGCCTTCATCGGGCACGGCAACCCGATGAACGCCCTCGCCGACAACCGCTACACCCGCGCCTGGCGGGCGCTGGGCGAGGCCGTGCCGCGGCCGCGGGCGATCCTCGTCGTGTCGGCGCACTGGTACATCAACGCCACCGCGGTCACCGCGATGCCGCGGCCGCGCACGATCCACGACTTCTACGGCTTCCCCCAGGAGCTCTTCGACGTCGACTACCCCGCACCCGGGATGCCGTCGTTGGTCGAGGAGGTCAGCGACGCCGTGCACCCGACCTGGGTCGGCGCCGACGTCGACAGCTGGGGGATCGACCACGGCACCTGGTCGGTGCTCATGCACACCTTCCCCGACGCCGACGTCCCGGTGATGCAGATGAGCATCAACGCCGACAAGCCGCTCGACTACCACCTGGACCTCGGGGCGCGGCTCGCCCCGCTGCGCGAGCAGGGCGTGCTCGTGATCGGCAGCGGGAACGTCGTGCACAACCTGGGCGGCATGGACGGCCGGCTGCCCGACGCCGGCTTCGACTGGGCGCAGCGCTTCGACGAGCACGTCAGGGCGACGATGGCTGACGACCCGACCGAGGTGGCTGCGGCGGAGGCCCACCGCGACTTCCGCACCGCCGTGCCCACGCCCGACCACTACATCCCGCTGCTCTACCTCGCCGGGCTCGCGGGCGCGGCCGACCGCGGCGCCGACGTGCTGATCGACGGCTACGCGTACGGGTCGCTGTCCATGACCGCGTACACGCTCGACCTCGCCTGCCCGGGCGCCGGGGACGGCACCGGGGCGGCCGCCCCGCTGCCCGAGGGCGTGCCGCCGGACGCCTCGAACATCTGA
- a CDS encoding SDR family oxidoreductase: MSGLEGRPVLVTGASGGIGGETVRHLVAEGADVIASGRSTEALEALAAETGARVLPFDLESEDSVRDALEGLDLYGVVNCGGWGGEIATPDETDIAVFDKVISINTRGSLLVIKHASRSMIKLGRGGSIVNVSSQASLVALNGHVSYGASKAALDSITRVSALELGRHGIRVNSVNPTVVMTPMSAWYWGREDVQGPFLEAMPLGRWATEAEIAAPIVFLLGDGASMISGVSLAIDGGYSIR; encoded by the coding sequence GTGAGCGGCCTCGAGGGTCGCCCCGTCCTCGTCACCGGTGCGAGCGGCGGCATCGGTGGCGAGACCGTGCGCCACCTCGTCGCCGAGGGCGCCGACGTGATCGCCAGCGGGCGCTCGACCGAGGCGCTGGAGGCGCTCGCCGCCGAGACCGGGGCGCGGGTGCTGCCCTTCGACCTCGAGTCGGAGGACAGCGTGCGCGACGCGCTGGAGGGCCTCGACCTCTACGGCGTCGTCAACTGCGGCGGCTGGGGCGGCGAGATCGCCACGCCCGACGAGACCGACATCGCGGTCTTCGACAAGGTCATCTCGATCAACACGCGCGGCTCGCTGCTGGTGATCAAGCACGCGTCGCGGTCCATGATCAAGCTCGGTCGCGGCGGCTCGATCGTCAACGTCTCGAGCCAGGCGAGCCTGGTCGCGCTGAACGGGCACGTCTCGTACGGCGCGTCGAAGGCGGCGCTCGACAGCATCACGCGGGTGTCGGCCCTGGAGCTCGGCCGCCACGGCATCCGGGTGAACTCGGTCAACCCGACCGTGGTCATGACGCCGATGTCGGCCTGGTACTGGGGGCGCGAGGACGTCCAGGGCCCGTTCCTCGAGGCGATGCCGCTCGGGCGCTGGGCGACCGAGGCCGAGATCGCCGCGCCGATCGTCTTCCTGCTCGGCGACGGCGCGTCCATGATCAGCGGCGTCTCGCTCGCGATCGACGGCGGCTACTCGATCCGCTAG
- a CDS encoding MarR family winged helix-turn-helix transcriptional regulator, translated as MRPEHEDLGPGLSTRLTYLFKRALLDLEELHRDQLATSGVNARELGVLLLLDGREPESQQQLAGHLGIDRTSMVGLIDSLEGKGLVERRADTDDRRRNVVVLTADGVSTLRHATAASDEAERRLLSGLDDAESQQLRALLVRIAASDRGDRPAP; from the coding sequence ATGAGGCCTGAGCACGAGGACCTGGGCCCGGGGCTCAGCACCCGGCTCACCTACCTCTTCAAGCGCGCGCTACTCGACCTGGAGGAGCTGCACCGCGACCAGCTCGCGACGAGCGGGGTCAACGCGCGCGAGCTGGGGGTGCTGCTGCTCCTCGACGGCCGCGAGCCGGAGTCGCAGCAGCAGCTCGCGGGGCACCTGGGGATCGACCGCACGTCGATGGTCGGCCTGATCGACTCCCTCGAGGGCAAGGGCCTGGTCGAGCGCCGGGCGGACACCGACGACCGCCGCCGCAACGTCGTGGTGCTGACCGCCGACGGCGTCTCCACGCTCCGGCACGCGACGGCCGCGAGCGACGAGGCCGAGCGCCGGCTCCTCTCCGGGCTCGACGACGCCGAGTCCCAGCAGCTCCGGGCGCTGCTGGTGAGGATCGCCGCGAGCGATCGCGGAGACCGGCCGGCGCCGTGA
- a CDS encoding NAD-dependent epimerase/dehydratase family protein — translation MATLLLTGASGLVGSRLLPRLVEAGHTVRALVRGDVTLPAGAAAVHGDLADPGSLRPAVKDVEAVVHLAALFRTTDEDAVWRANLDGTRNLLSAVQAYAPRARFVMTSTGNVYDADATRPARESDPCSPTQAYPASKVAAEALVRESGLTWSVLRLPFVYGEGDGHLASMPGLVSRFGLHPAHTYSVAHHRDVAQVVKMALAGTLDSRVVNVTDDAPITVLEMTALAGSEVEGSAEPLTDPWHGRMDGTLLRELGFSPEVPTVQAAARAGIL, via the coding sequence ATGGCCACACTTCTTCTCACCGGTGCCAGCGGACTCGTCGGGTCGCGGCTCCTCCCCCGGCTGGTCGAGGCCGGCCACACCGTCCGCGCGCTCGTCCGGGGCGACGTCACCCTCCCCGCGGGGGCGGCCGCGGTCCACGGCGACCTGGCCGACCCCGGTTCGCTGCGTCCTGCGGTCAAGGACGTCGAGGCCGTCGTGCACCTCGCGGCGCTGTTCCGCACGACCGACGAGGACGCCGTGTGGCGAGCGAACCTGGACGGCACCCGCAACCTGCTCTCCGCGGTGCAGGCGTACGCGCCGCGGGCCCGGTTCGTGATGACCAGCACGGGCAACGTGTACGACGCGGACGCCACGCGCCCGGCCCGCGAGAGCGACCCCTGCTCGCCGACCCAGGCCTACCCGGCGAGCAAGGTGGCCGCCGAGGCGCTCGTGCGCGAGAGCGGGCTCACCTGGTCGGTCCTGCGCCTGCCCTTCGTCTACGGCGAGGGCGACGGGCACCTGGCCTCGATGCCCGGCCTCGTCAGCCGCTTCGGCCTCCACCCCGCCCACACCTACTCGGTGGCCCACCACCGCGACGTCGCCCAGGTCGTCAAGATGGCGCTGGCGGGCACGCTCGACTCCCGCGTGGTCAACGTGACCGACGACGCGCCGATCACGGTCCTCGAGATGACGGCGCTCGCCGGGTCGGAGGTCGAGGGGTCCGCCGAGCCCCTGACCGACCCCTGGCACGGCCGGATGGACGGCACGCTGCTGCGCGAGCTCGGCTTCTCCCCCGAGGTCCCGACCGTCCAGGCGGCCGCGCGGGCGGGGATCCTCTAG
- a CDS encoding trimeric intracellular cation channel family protein has product MPPDLTVLLVLDLVGTFAFALNGALTAIRAVDVDLVGVLTLGIVTAVGGGIVRDVLLGALPPATFVDWRYLAVAAAGALIAFFFSRPLRRMRISIHVLDAAGLSLFAVTGAGKALELGVGPVQAVLLGALTGVGGGTIRDVLIRQVPDVLRTGLYAVPALVAAGLVVLAGRTGVDEVLGAPVALAAAGACFTIRMLGLRFHLNAPRPPGVPRRRAGQTR; this is encoded by the coding sequence GTGCCTCCCGACCTGACCGTGCTGCTCGTGCTCGACCTGGTCGGCACGTTCGCCTTCGCGCTGAACGGCGCCCTGACCGCCATCCGCGCCGTCGACGTCGACCTCGTCGGGGTGCTCACCCTCGGCATCGTCACCGCGGTCGGCGGCGGCATCGTCCGCGACGTGCTGCTCGGCGCGCTGCCGCCGGCGACGTTCGTCGACTGGCGCTACCTCGCCGTGGCGGCAGCCGGGGCGCTGATCGCCTTCTTCTTCAGCCGCCCGCTGCGGCGCATGCGCATCTCGATCCACGTCCTCGACGCCGCCGGGCTGAGCCTCTTCGCCGTCACGGGGGCCGGCAAGGCGCTCGAGCTCGGCGTGGGGCCGGTGCAGGCGGTCCTGCTCGGGGCCCTGACCGGGGTGGGCGGCGGCACGATCCGCGACGTGCTGATCCGCCAGGTCCCCGACGTGCTGCGCACCGGCCTGTACGCCGTCCCCGCGCTCGTGGCCGCCGGGCTCGTCGTGCTGGCCGGCCGTACGGGGGTCGACGAGGTGCTGGGCGCACCGGTCGCGCTCGCCGCCGCCGGGGCGTGCTTCACGATCCGCATGCTGGGCCTGCGCTTCCACCTGAACGCGCCGCGGCCGCCCGGCGTCCCGCGGCGCCGGGCGGGCCAGACGCGCTGA
- a CDS encoding transaldolase family protein: MHLYLDTADRAAAEPLLATGLFAGLTTNPTILQRSEKGVADIEDIHRWARAAGAREIFFQVWGEDTATLVERGLRLSELGPDVVVKLVVSKAGAAACAELSSRGIPTLLTAVYHPGQAMVAAAAGATYIAPYLGRLADAGRDAVGDVAAMQELFTATGSATKVLLASIRDVDSMVTLARAGVSHFTMAPAVAEAFFTDKLTAAAAQAFEDAVVATTR, from the coding sequence ATGCACCTCTACCTCGACACCGCCGACCGAGCCGCCGCGGAGCCGCTGCTCGCAACGGGCCTCTTCGCCGGGCTCACGACGAACCCGACGATCCTGCAGCGCTCGGAGAAGGGCGTGGCCGACATCGAGGACATCCACCGCTGGGCCCGCGCCGCCGGGGCGCGGGAGATCTTCTTCCAGGTCTGGGGCGAGGACACCGCGACGCTGGTGGAGCGCGGGCTGCGGCTGAGCGAGCTCGGCCCCGACGTGGTGGTCAAGCTCGTCGTGTCCAAGGCCGGGGCCGCCGCCTGCGCGGAGCTGTCGAGCCGCGGGATCCCCACGCTGCTCACCGCCGTCTACCACCCCGGCCAGGCCATGGTCGCGGCCGCGGCGGGGGCGACCTACATCGCCCCCTACCTCGGCCGGCTGGCCGACGCCGGGCGCGACGCGGTCGGCGACGTGGCGGCCATGCAGGAGCTGTTCACGGCGACAGGCAGCGCGACGAAGGTGCTCCTCGCGAGCATCCGCGACGTCGACTCGATGGTCACGCTGGCCCGCGCGGGCGTCTCGCACTTCACCATGGCCCCGGCGGTCGCCGAGGCGTTCTTCACCGACAAGCTGACCGCCGCCGCGGCGCAGGCCTTCGAGGACGCGGTCGTCGCGACCACCCGATGA
- a CDS encoding mannitol dehydrogenase family protein, translating to MTPRLSRALPGTPAAPPVRIVHLGVGSFHRAHQAWFTAHADDAASWGIAAFTGRRPDVADALGPQDGLFTLLTRGAEGDAYEVVGSLAEVHPASDHDRLLELLASPEVALVTITVTEVGYLLDADGRFDAGREVVRAEAATLRADPRAAVGTLPARLVSGLLARRAAGAGPLTVLSCDNLPHNGAVTAAVVGGLAGLVDTTLPAWVGANVDFASSVVDRITPATTDDDKRLVERTQGYLDEAPVPTEPFAEWVVSGRFPSGRPRWESAGATLVEDVTPFEQRKLWLLNGAHSLLAYAASARGHATVDEAVADPVCRAWVEQLWDEACRHLTLPAAELDGYRAALLERFANPRVRHRLAQVAADGSSKLRVRVLPVLRAERAAGNVPAGCATALAGWVLHLQGVGAPVTDPGAGPALAAVATNDPRAAVAGVLDVLAPGLGADAPLVDAVAARLSALRP from the coding sequence GTGACCCCGCGGCTCTCGCGCGCGCTGCCGGGCACGCCGGCCGCGCCGCCCGTCCGGATCGTGCACCTGGGCGTCGGGAGCTTCCACCGGGCGCACCAGGCCTGGTTCACCGCCCACGCCGACGACGCCGCCTCCTGGGGGATCGCGGCCTTCACCGGGCGCCGTCCGGACGTCGCCGACGCGCTCGGTCCGCAGGACGGGCTGTTCACCCTCCTCACGCGCGGCGCGGAGGGCGACGCGTACGAGGTCGTCGGCTCCCTCGCCGAGGTGCACCCGGCCTCCGACCACGACCGGCTGCTCGAGCTCCTCGCCTCACCCGAGGTCGCGCTCGTGACGATCACCGTGACCGAGGTGGGCTACCTCCTCGACGCGGACGGCCGCTTCGACGCCGGCCGCGAGGTGGTGCGCGCCGAGGCGGCGACCCTGCGCGCCGACCCGCGCGCCGCCGTGGGCACGTTGCCCGCCCGGCTGGTCTCCGGCCTGCTCGCCCGTCGGGCCGCCGGGGCCGGGCCGCTGACCGTCCTCTCCTGCGACAACCTCCCGCACAACGGCGCCGTCACGGCCGCCGTCGTGGGCGGCCTCGCCGGCCTCGTCGACACGACGCTGCCGGCGTGGGTCGGCGCGAACGTCGACTTCGCGAGCTCGGTGGTCGACCGGATCACCCCGGCCACCACCGACGACGACAAGCGGCTGGTCGAACGCACCCAGGGCTACCTCGACGAGGCCCCGGTGCCCACCGAACCCTTCGCCGAGTGGGTCGTCTCCGGCCGCTTCCCGTCGGGCCGACCCCGCTGGGAGAGCGCCGGGGCGACGCTCGTGGAGGACGTCACGCCCTTCGAGCAGCGCAAGCTCTGGCTCCTCAACGGCGCGCACTCGCTGCTGGCGTACGCGGCGAGCGCCCGCGGCCACGCCACCGTCGACGAGGCGGTCGCCGACCCGGTCTGCCGGGCCTGGGTCGAGCAGCTGTGGGACGAGGCGTGCCGGCACCTCACGCTGCCCGCCGCGGAGCTCGACGGCTACCGCGCGGCCCTGCTGGAACGGTTCGCGAACCCGCGCGTGCGTCACCGCCTCGCCCAGGTCGCCGCCGACGGCTCCAGCAAGCTGCGCGTCCGGGTGCTGCCCGTGCTGCGGGCCGAGCGGGCCGCCGGCAACGTCCCCGCCGGCTGCGCCACGGCGCTCGCCGGCTGGGTCCTGCACCTGCAGGGGGTGGGCGCGCCGGTGACCGACCCCGGGGCCGGACCCGCCCTGGCCGCCGTCGCGACGAACGACCCACGCGCCGCCGTCGCCGGGGTGCTCGACGTGCTGGCGCCGGGTCTCGGGGCCGACGCCCCGCTGGTCGACGCCGTCGCCGCGAGGCTCTCCGCGCTCCGTCCCTGA